A genomic stretch from Plasmodium cynomolgi strain B DNA, chromosome 8, whole genome shotgun sequence includes:
- a CDS encoding hypothetical protein (putative) produces the protein GYVHCDFKELINITKFLHHFQKICNSNIQAIIHDSHQSLNLRIVQRYLKEHGKKSGPSVGGTYNSGEVYTHVYNYIAKYDRADNVDILLYSLIKGKETNVAIEGGSYREVTTDGCAHVGEGPLLDSPGGASQKEYSQRGCKNDGFGDFPLNGANPKEGSAIAEEATQQGNQFSMINAEEATQQGNQFSMRNAEEATQQGNQLSMANGEEAKRTLLVDYINSFYKLNDMFTFLLNKVLSYFNEHAQNFNLYHLKLLFFFLGKFQMFDAQLMEKITNRIIEEIERIKTNPKLLQDDTSTEERKKHNYAKMRIKKLRKKYVNTFIKVDSKEFLTLPYTIGLSMNTYFNNYLIEYVNIYILSLINSRVNCDMVSFTYCLVGYKYIMVHFFILFNIFLFKEKCMKNSKLLEKYSIFLRRLGKDATFRGSAQFGGAHSLAPSEETKDFFLRSSSSIEQDGPTQNILSREEKLTNREAHVKMCKSSNEENNHMATFTCTQKDHTDERDKTEWHTNPEEIFNLLLGEFQMRVKNIFLINLDKHSMQQSYNSEQLRKFYLHYKKLFEKVFNYAIFLLSKYEPDEMLRIYKNLNAHALNDQVVKQLYVEVLYDKVVFNSGNEKKVSSLLRCV, from the coding sequence GGCTATGTTCATTGTGATTTTAAAGAATTGATAAacattacaaaatttttacatcattTCCAGAAAATATGTAATTCAAATATTCAGGCGATTATACACGATAGCCATCAGAGTCTTAACCTCCGAATTGTGCAGAGGTACCTGAAGGagcatgggaaaaaaagtggtccCTCCGTTGGAGGCACATATAATAGTGGCGAAGTATATACACACGTTTATAACTACATTGCAAAATATGACAGGGCTGACAATGTAGACATTCTTTTGTATTCCCTCATAAAGGGGAAAGAGACCAATGTTGCTATAGAGGGGGGGTCATACAGGGAAGTGACGACTGACGGGTGCGCTCATGTTGGGGAGGGACCCTTGTTAGATAGCCCCGGTGGAGCTTCCCAGAAGGAGTACTCCCAGAGGGGCTGTAAAAATGACGGATTTGGAGATTTCCCCTTGAATGGGGCCAACCCAAAGGAGGGCAGCGCCATAGCGGAAGAGGCGACGCAGCAGGGAAATCAATTCAGCATGATCAACGCGGAAGAGGCGACGCAGCAGGGAAATCAATTCAGCATGAGAAACGCGGAAGAGGCGACGCAGCAGGGAAATCAACTCAGCATGGCCAACGGGGAAGAGGCGAAGAGAACGCTTCTAGTGGACTACATAAACTCGTTTTACAAACTAAACGATATGTTCACCTTCCTTCTAAATAAAGTGTTAAGTTATTTCAACGAACAcgcacaaaattttaatttgtacCATTTAaagcttttgtttttctttttggggAAATTTCAAATGTTTGATGCACAattgatggaaaaaataaccaacAGGATTATCGAAGAAATTGAAAGGATAAAAACCAACCCGAAGCTCCTACAGGATGATACGTCAACagaggaaaggaagaagcataactacgcaaaaatgagaattaAAAAGctcaggaaaaaatatgtcaatACATTTATTAAAGTAGACTCGAAAGAATTCCTAACCCTTCCATACACAATCGGTTTGTCTATGAACACATACTTTAATAACTACCTAATtgaatatgtaaatatttacatactTAGTTTAATTAACTCGAGAGTCAACTGCGATATGGTAAGTTTTACGTACTGCCTCGTTGGGTATAAGTACATTATGgtgcacttttttattttgttcaatatatttttgtttaaagaaaaatgtatgaagAATTCAAAACTGTTGGAGAAATATAGCATCTTTTTGCGTCGATTGGGGAAAGATGCCACTTTTCGTGGAAGTGCCCAGTTCGGGGGGGCACACTCATTAGCGCCAAGTGAAGAAACGAAGGATTTCTTCCTTCGCAGCAGTAGTAGTATAGAACAGGATGGACCTACGCAAAATATCCTCAgtagggaagaaaaactgaCCAATCGTGAAGCCCACgtcaaaatgtgtaaaagTTCAAACGAAGAAAACAATCACATGGCTACTTTTACGTGTACCCAGAAAGACCACACGGATGAGAGAGACAAAACAGAGTGGCACACAAACCCTGAGGAGATCTTCAACTTGCTTCTAGGAGAATTCCAAAtgagagtaaaaaatattttcctaatAAACTTGGACAAACATTCCATGCAACAATCATATAACAGCGAACAGCttcgtaaattttatttgcactacaaaaaattattcgaGAAGGTATTCAattatgccatttttctcCTAAGCAAATATGAACCTGATGAAATGCTGcgcatttacaaaaatttgaatgcCCATGCGCTAAACGATCAGGTTGTGAAGCAGCTGTACGTGGAAGTGCTCTATGATAAGGTTGTTTTTAATTcgggaaatgaaaaaaaagtttcaagTTTGTTGCGGTGCGTT
- a CDS encoding hypothetical protein (putative): protein MVSLRLDNNRYIAFNQDYGCLCMANEKGFKIYNTNPFTQTYSRDLTDRNKNGLYLAEMLYRCNILAITGNKNDKKGKWAKNVLIIWDDRQMREIAKLTFSSNIIGVRLLREIIVVILEYKLCIYRLKDIILLETLNTSKNVSGLCCLSNIDKNIIIAYLSPIKGRVNIHIFEINSSENIHEELPYINFKTNLSIYAHDNSVACINLSNDGKLLVTSSTKGTIIRLFNTFDGTLLNEFRRGTKNAKILSLNISEDNNWLCLTSSTNTVHVFSIYKKKRPLRKVDIICKGKNLSPPALLNYEKESKNKKSSLKCLLPCHPYLNSEWSFATYKIPGKKISSICAFVNDQNCIIVICSNGIIYKLRFNEHIGGDMFKISSHSFD from the exons atgGTGTCGTTGAGACTAGATAATAACAGATATATAGCGTTTAATCAGGACTATGGTTGCCTGTGTATGGCCAATGAGAAGGGTTTTAAGATTTACAACACGAATCCGTTTACTCAGACGTATAGTAGAG ATTTAACCGATCGGAATAAGAATGGACTATACCTAGCCGAGATGCTGTACCGATGCAACATCCTAGCTATTAcagggaacaaaaatgataagaaagGAAAGTGGGCCAAAAACGTTTTAATAATTTGGGATGATAGACAAATGAGAGAAATAGCCAAGTTAACATTTTCATCCAACATCATTGGAGTGAGATTACTAAGAGAAATTATTGTAGTCATTTTGGAATATAAGTTATGTATATACAGACTTAAAGACATCATTTTATTGGAAACTTTAAATACATCAAAAAATGTTTCAGGTTTATGTTGCTTGTCCaatattgataaaaatattattatagcTTATTTGTCTCCCATAAAGGGTCGAGTGAATATACACATCTTTGAAATAAATTCTAGTGAAAATATTCACGAAGAATTACcctatataaattttaagaCAAATTTGAGTATATATGCCCATGACAATTCAGTAGCATGTATTAACTTAAGTAATGATGGTAAATTATTAGTTACTTCATCTACCAAGGGGACCATCATAAGACTCTTTAATACATTTGATGGAACTTTATTAAATGAATTTAGGAGGGGTacaaaaaatgcgaaaattcTATCCCTAAATATTAGTGAAGATAATAATTGGCTTTGCTTAACATCCAGTACAAATACAGTACATGTATTTtctatatacaaaaaaaaaaggcctttACGAAAAGTTGATATTATTTGTAAGGGGAAGAATTTATCCCCACCAGCGTTACTgaattatgaaaaagagtccaaaaataaaaaatccaGTTTGAAATGTTTGTTACCATGTCATCCGTACTTAAATAGCGAATGGAGTTTTGCAACATACAAAATCCctgggaagaaaatttccTCTATTTGTGCCTTTGTAAATGATCAAAATTGTATTATCGTTATTTGTTCCAATGGGATAATTTACAAGTTACGCTTTAACGAGCATATTGGGGGAGACATGTTTAAAATATCGTCCCACAGCTTTGACTAA
- a CDS encoding hypothetical protein (putative): MSVLSLFHIGSPFLRTNCVDEKKIYENFICSVCLDICHTPVVTVCNHICCYKCLYYSLLHKKKCPICKQAIRNNELKRISGKRKREYEQLRIRCNLCNDELKIKNYEKHLKLCKYKRCKNYMLGCDYYDKRNKLKMHEEACEHRLIRCSSCYNLFYYKNRIFVLTLKEKYELNVRCTYTYYSFYYNLLMNTNFNFFSYNKYMTNKFFFFDNYLSRKLSVLGNFQRTLDRFVCKSPPGQRVPTIDRSNGVPTQSSGAAIQSENNFFNNAIKNGPTISYRGRATGSSELEFERSQANYQGLLNFSPPLGRVADGGPALPLRTSRLANAHMGGSEEGESGESDNLGEADELEETSRASQASQSSSTDHSNGSHRSSRSHRANRPRRAKRNDPPSGGNDSSEEEPLNILPLRKNFSFNDKSSKDIIVIIKELFQFDNIDMSDICVHDNEEFLLCDKNCFKSTIKNLKSELEQSLVLLYFCCCVGMPAMFTLGCMSYITTKGLFKFSFLLASTFISLSQRLFFKFFYS, encoded by the exons ATGAGCGTACTGTCCCTTTTTCACATTGGCTCCCCGTTTTTACGGACCAACTGCgtagatgaaaaaaaaatttacgaaa attttatttgttccgTGTGTCTAGATATATGTCACACTCCAGTGGTGACTGTGTGTAACCACATATG TTGCTACAAATGTTTATACTACTCCCTCCTacacaagaaaaaatgtccCATATGTAAACAAGCCATTCGAAATAATGAGTTGAAGAGAATATCAG ggaaaagaaaaagagagtaTGAACAATTAAGAATAAGGTGTAACTTATGTAACGACGaactgaaaataaaaaattacgagaAACATTTAAAACTTTGTAAATACAAAAGGTGCAAAAATTACATGTTAGGATGTGATTATTACGataaaaggaacaaattaaaaatgcacGAAGAAGCATGTGAGCATAGATTAATACGTTGTTCAAGTTGctacaatttattttattataaaaatcgCATTTTCGTATTAACcctaaaggaaaaatatgaacttaACGTCAGGTGTACGTACACgtattattctttttactACAACTTATTAATGaatacaaattttaatttttttagttacaacaaatatatgacgaataagttttttttttttgataattattTGTCAAGGAAGTTATCTGTTTTGGGGAATTTTCAGCGTACTCTTGATCGTTTTGTGTGTAAATCACCTCCTGGACAGAGAGTCCCAACGATAGATCGAAGCAACGGGGTGCCCACTCAAAGTAGTGGAGCGGCTATCCaaagcgaaaataatttcttcaacAACGCAATTAAGAATGGTCCAACTATTTCCTACAGAGGAAGAGCCACTGGTTCTTCCGAATTGGAATTCGAAAGAAGTCAAGCTAATTACCAGGGGTTGCTAAATTTCTCGCCTCCGTTGGGCAGGGTAGCAGATGGTGGACCCGCGCTCCCGCTCAGAACTAGTCGTTTGGCTAATGCCCACATGGGTGGAAGCGAGGAGGGGGAATCTGGTGAGAGTGACAACTTGGGGGAGGCGGACGAATTGGAGGAAACGAGTCGCGCGAGCCAAGCGAGCCAATCAAGTAGCACGGACCACTCAAACGGCAGCCACCGCTCAAGTCGCTCACACCGCGCAAACCGCCCACGCCGCGCCAAACGGAATGACCCCCCCAGCGGTGGCAACGACTCTAGTGAGGAAGAACCTTTGAACATACTGCCCCTGAGGAAAAATTTCAGTTTCAATGATAAAAGCAGCAAGGACATCATAGTCATAATAAAGGAACTGTTCCAATTTGATAACATAGACATGAGCGACATTTGTGTTCACGATAACGAGGAGTTTTTATTATGcgataaaaattgttttaagAGTACAATTAAAAATCTTAAAAGCGAATTGGAGCAGTCCCTCGtgcttttatatttttgttgttgcGTGGGGATGCCTGCGATGTTCACACTTGGCTGCATGAGCTACATCACGACCAAGGGGCTATTTAAATTCTCCTTCTTGTTGGCCAGCACGTTCATCAGTTTGTCGcagcgccttttttttaagtttttttacAGTTAA